A window from Triticum aestivum cultivar Chinese Spring chromosome 6D, IWGSC CS RefSeq v2.1, whole genome shotgun sequence encodes these proteins:
- the LOC123141500 gene encoding cyclin-F2-2-like — MQWNYIYIHIAAYRYSVTDASPPSSSHATNTVPSAQSTIHLPSLLPAIEMMQYAVDPYAGAFARPPPPGFFGVGSCAWVANRPARRPPPPAFFGIGSCFRPAADVPARRPPPPGFFGARRPRVLPPAPCEVPMPPKFSKPTTPAPAPVSCVAAASTKLQRLCPDYEDDIDHNLRLTEKNAEERPLPDYLTKVQQDRVSESARASLVGWMDKFVRDHDLADGTLHHAVAYVDRVLSVRALTTDSGYELRLLGAAAIFVAAKYEDQKAVWKLKADQIARYGEFAAGKEVLDMECEMVEALGYQLGGPTAHTFLSHFMRYAEGEDKTKILPLATRLVDQSLLNYTCLRILPSLVAASAIFLARRTLNPPDVLAWNRELTELTGYNCSDMTACVLNMFFFSRSLICNPSS; from the coding sequence ATGCAGTGGAACTATATATACATACACATAGCGGCGTATAGGTATAGCGTTACAGACGCCAGCCCCCCTTCCTCCTCCCATGCCACCAACACCGTACCCAGCGCACAATCAACAATCCATCTTCCCTCCCTGCTCCCGGCGATCGAGATGATGCAGTACGCCGTGGATCCCTACGCGGGCGCCTTTGCTCGACCTCCGCCTCCCGGCTTCTTCGGCGTCGGATCCTGCGCTTGGGTCGCCAACAGGCCTGCTCGgcgacctccgcctcccgccttcttCGGCATCGGATCCTGCTTTCGCCCGGCTGCCGACGTGCCAGCTCGTCGACCTCCGCCTCCCGGTTTCTTCGGTGCACGCCGTCCCAGGGTGCTCCCGCCAGCGCCGTGCGAGGTGCCCATGCCACCAAAGTTCTCAAAGCCCACGACACCGGCACCAGCGCCGGTTTCctgcgtcgccgccgcctccacaaAGCTTCAGCGGCTGTGCCCTGACTACGAAGACGACATCGACCACAACCTCCGGTTGACAGAGAAGAACGCCGAGGAGCGGCCGCTACCGGACTACCTGACGAAGGTGCAGCAGGATCGGGTGAGCGAGTCAGCGCGCGCCTCCCTCGTCGGATGGATGGACAAGTTCGTCCGAGACCATGATCTGGCCGACGGCACGCTCCACCACGCCGTCGCCTACGTCGACCGGGTCCTGTCTGTGCGAGCCCTGACGACTGACAGCGGCTACGAGCTACGCCTCCTGGGTGCCGCGGCCATCTTTGTCGCCGCCAAATACGAGGACCAAAAAGCCGTGTGGAAGCTGAAGGCCGACCAGATCGCCAGGTACGGCGAGTTCGCCGCGGGCAAAGAGGTGCTCGACATGGAGTGCGAGATGGTGGAGGCGCTCGGATACCAGCTCGGCGGCCCCACGGCGCACACGTTCCTGAGCCACTTCATGAGGTACGCCGAGGGGGAGGACAAGACCAAGATCCTGCCATTGGCGACTCGCCTCGTTGATCAGTCTCTGCTCAACTACACGTGCCTCCGCATCTTGCCGTCCCTCGTGGCGGCGTCCGCGATCTTCCTCGCGAGGCGGACCCTGAATCCGCCCGACGTCCTCGCGTGGAACAGGGAATTGACGGAGCTGACGGGCTACAACTGCTCCGACATGACAGCCTGCGTGCTTAATATGTTCTTCTTCTCGCGGTCGCTCATCTGTAACCcttcttcttga
- the LOC123144715 gene encoding telomere length regulation protein TEL2 homolog: HKTRSFFKSVVSQLLVRAEEAAIESSANKEFNEQDALSSVLLFVGEVLSRVSRRGSTGILVAELIPMIRNHLQRCVAPDCKTIIPDMIKHVPQSRFWFTVIEALRDQHSIERLTEEMLRQLASHHLNDEEAYWILWTLFNQSIMHIAVMRAMFIDKFLLWKTFPLCCLRWILHYAVFEFPPNSVAEAQMRRTSNFLVTLQCLVTVWSKKEFVQSYSVEQQAYITAAIGLCLENMSKEELEMNRDVLNCILQGVSCRLESPIDLVRKMASAVALTFSKVVDPKNPLYLDDDCSENVDWEFGVLSPKEITAPSHDVEFGSKSKPCPRKNRKHAGDKKGKTIKHDISDNRVKIIEIKSKLDSDEMSGAAINFEEHYDEESINIDASSDSSLEPYDLSDDDTDLQKNFTHLSDLAAALRKPDDLDGVESALSSAEKLVRASPDELRHCSGDLVQALVHVRCSDVAMEGEEDSAEEKRQKALVALLVTSPFESLDVLTKLLYSSSVDISQRILVIDVMTEAAQELAETKIVKSEQRHGNLISDTSPSWLVPRESGPVGASPWREVSETGSLLKNWSHRYEREVPSRPGQVKSGKSRKWGLGKAKDSQVERSKNRFPLYAAAFMLPVMEGYDKRRHGVDLLNRDFVVLGKLIYMLGVCMKCMAMHPEASAIAPAFLDMIRAREVSQHAEAYVRRSVLFAASCVLIALHPSYVASVLIEGNQDISTGLEWIRTWALRIAEADPDTECTSVSRTIIFIFRS; encoded by the exons CATAAGACAAGGTCATTCTTCAAGAGTGTTGTCAGCCAACTTCTTGTTCGAGCGGAAGAAGCAGCTATCGAGTCGTCTGCTAACAAAGAGTTTAACGAACAGGATGCACTAAGTTCTGTGTTGCTCTTTGTGGGTGAAGTGTTATCCCGTGTTAGCCGTCGTGGATCTACTG GCATTTTAGTTGCTGAATTGATCCCTATGATCCGTAATCACTTACAAAGATGTGTAGCACCAGACTGTAAGACGATAATTCCTGACATGATCAAGCATGTTCCTCAGTCTCGGTTTTGGTTCACTGTGATTGAAGCATTGAGAGATCAGCATTCTATTGAAAGATTGACTGAAGAGATGTTGCGCCAACTTGCATCACACCATTTAAATGATGAAGAAGCGTACTGGATTTTGTGGACTCTGTTTAATCAGAGTATCATGCATATTGCTGTTATGAG GGCAATGTTTATTGACAAATTTTTGCTTTGGAAAACATTTCCATTATGCTGCCTGAGATGGATTCTTCATTATGCTGTCTTTGAATTCCCACCAAATTCAGTCGCAGAAGCCCAAATGCGAAGGACATCAAACTTCCTGGTTACATTGCAATGTTTAGTTACTGTTTGGTCCAAGAAAGAGTTTGTTCAGTCATATTCAGTGGAGCAACAAGCTT ATATCACTGCAGCAATAGGGTTATGTTTGGAGAACATGTCAAAAGAAGAATTAGAAATGAATAGAGATGTATTAAATTGTATTCTTCAAGGAGTAAGCT GTAGGTTAGAGAGCCCAATTGATTTAGTCCGGAAAATGGCAAGTGCTGTTGCATTGACATTTTCTAAAGTCGTTGATCCAAAAAATCCTCTTTACCTTGATGATGACTGTTCTGAGAATGTTGACTGGGAGTTCGGGGTTCTCTCTCCAAAGGAGATCACAGCTCCTTCACATGATGTAGAATTTGGAAGCAAATCAAAACCATGTCCACGTAAGAACAGGAAACATGCTGGTGACAAAAAGGGAAAGACTATCAAGCATGATATTTCAGATAACAGAGTAAAAATCATAGAGATCAAGTCAAAACTAGATTCTGATGAAATGTCTGGCGCTGCTATAAATTTTGAGGAACATTATGACGAGGAAAGCATTAACATTGATGCTTCCAGTGATTCATCCCTGGAGCCGTATGATCTGTCAGATGATGACACTGATTTGCAGAAGAATTTCACACATCTAAGTGATCTTGCAGCTGCACTGCGAAAACCTGACGATCTAGATGGT GTTGAAAGCGCTCTTAGTTCTGCCGAAAAGCTTGTGAGGGCATCACCTGATGAGCTGCGCCACTGCTCGGGTGATCTTGTTCAAGCACTGGTACATGTTCGTTGTTCTGATGTCGCGATGGAAGGCGAGGAAGATTCTGCTGAAGAAAAGCGACAGAAGGCATTAGTCGCTTTGCTGGTAACCAGCCCATTTGAATCATTAGATGTTCTTACCAAATTGCTATATTCATCGAGTGTGGATATAAGTCAGCGTATTTTAGTTATTGATGTTATGACTGAGGCAGCACAGGAACTTGCTGAAACTAAAATTGTAAAGAGTGAACAGCGGCATGGGAACTTGATATCTGATACTTCTCCGTCTTGGCTGGTTCCTAGGGAGAGCGGACCTGTTGGGGCAAGCCCTTGGAGAGAGGTATCAGAAACAGGATCACTTTTGAAAAATTGGTCACACCGGTATGAAAGAGAAGTTCCATCTAGACCAGGCCAGGTTAAATCAGGAAAATCTCGCAAATGGGGTCTTGGGAAAGCAAAAGATTCGCAGGTGGAGCGGTCAAAAAACAGATTTCCTTTGTATGCTGCTGCATTTATGCTCCCGGTTATGGAAGgatatgacaagagaagacatggGGTGGACTTGCTCAATCGGGATTTTGTTGTCCTAGGTAAATTGATATACATGCTTGGTGTCTGTATGAAGTGCATGGCAATGCATCCGGAAGCATCAGCCATTGCCCCAGCTTTTCTGGATATGATAAGAGCCAG GGAGGTCTCGCAACATGCTGAAGCATATGTGCGAAGGTCTGTGTTGTTTGCAGCTTCTTGTGTATTGATAGCCTTGCACCCGTCATATGTTGCATCAGTTCTTATAGAAGGCAACCAGGACATTTCTACTGGTTTAGAATGGATACGTACATGGGCCTTGCGTATTGCTGAAGCTGATCCTGATACAGAGTGCACATCGGTGAGTAGAacaatcatttttatttttcggTCATAA